A DNA window from Chitinibacter fontanus contains the following coding sequences:
- the prfB gene encoding peptide chain release factor 2 has translation MESEQLNQIENQLKELGARADELKRYLDYPTKVDRLEEVVRLSEAPETWNDPKKAQEVGRERKSLEDIVLVLDRVTGGVADALELFEMAKMEDDFGTVEVIAADYAELEAEIAKLEFRRMFSNPMDPMPCFIDIQSGAGGTEAQDWAGMLLRMYVRYGERKGFGVEIMEQSDGDIVGISQATIKLTGDYAYGFLRTETGVHRLVRCSPYDSNNRRHTSFASVFVYPEVDDSFEIEINPADVRTDTYRASGAGGQHINKTDSAVRLTHIPTNTVVQCQNDRSQHKNRDEAWKMLRAKLYELELRKRMEAQQSLEATKSDIGWGHQIRSYVFDQSRIKDLRTSYEVGNIKGVMDGDLDGFIEASLKQGV, from the coding sequence ATGGAAAGCGAACAGCTAAATCAGATTGAAAATCAGCTTAAAGAACTTGGCGCGCGCGCCGATGAGCTTAAACGCTATTTAGATTACCCAACCAAAGTAGACCGGTTGGAAGAAGTGGTGCGCCTATCAGAAGCGCCAGAAACTTGGAACGATCCTAAAAAGGCCCAAGAAGTTGGCCGCGAGCGTAAATCGCTCGAGGACATCGTGCTGGTACTCGATCGCGTTACTGGCGGCGTTGCCGATGCACTTGAACTGTTTGAAATGGCAAAAATGGAAGATGATTTCGGCACCGTCGAAGTCATTGCCGCAGATTATGCCGAGCTTGAGGCTGAAATTGCCAAGCTTGAGTTCCGCCGAATGTTTAGCAACCCGATGGACCCGATGCCGTGCTTTATCGACATCCAGTCTGGTGCGGGTGGCACAGAAGCACAAGATTGGGCTGGCATGTTGCTGCGGATGTACGTACGTTACGGCGAGCGCAAAGGCTTTGGCGTTGAGATTATGGAGCAATCGGACGGTGATATCGTCGGCATCAGTCAAGCCACGATTAAGCTGACTGGCGATTATGCCTATGGCTTCTTGCGCACCGAAACCGGCGTTCACCGTCTGGTTCGCTGCTCACCCTACGACTCGAACAACCGCCGCCATACTTCGTTTGCTTCGGTATTTGTCTACCCCGAAGTTGACGATAGTTTCGAGATTGAAATCAATCCGGCTGATGTACGTACCGACACTTATCGCGCATCGGGCGCGGGTGGTCAGCACATTAATAAAACCGATTCAGCCGTTCGTTTGACGCATATTCCGACCAACACCGTCGTACAATGCCAGAACGATCGCTCACAGCACAAAAACCGCGACGAAGCATGGAAAATGCTGCGCGCGAAATTGTATGAGCTGGAATTGCGTAAACGCATGGAAGCGCAGCAATCGCTGGAAGCCACCAAGTCCGATATTGGCTGGGGCCACCAGATTCGCTCATATGTATTCGATCAAAGCCGCATTAAAGACCTGCGTACTAGTTACGAGGTGGGCAATATCAAAGGCGTGATGGATGGCGACCTTGATGGCTTTATTGAAGCGAGCCTGAAACAAGGCGTTTAA
- the lysS gene encoding lysine--tRNA ligase — MSNPSSEEQIIAQDENQIIAERRAKLAAIRERGIAFPNDFKREHLAADLAAQYGELEKEPLEAQKVEVSVAGRIMLKRVMGKASFITIQDVSGRIQFYISGQAVGEDVYADFKTWDMGDIVAARGTLMKTKTGELSVHVSELRLLTKSLRPLPEKFHGLTDQETKYRQRYIDLITNEQSRNTFVKRSKIVQRLREYMVEQRYLEVETPMMHSIPGGATAKPFVTHHNALDMPLYLRIAPELYLKRLVVGGLERVFEINRSFRNEGMSTRHNPEFTMIEFYEAYADYQRMMDMSEGIIRACAIEATGHAVITYQGKTVDLSKPFARFTIAGAIKHYNPEYTDEQLNDRAFLKAEIARLGGKPVLTDGIGGLQLSLFEENTEGKLWEPTFIVDYPAEVSPLARASDTQAGITERFELFIVGREHANGYSELNDPEDQAARFQAQVDLKEAGDDEAMHFDADYIRALEHGMAPTGGCGIGIDRLVMLLTDAPSIRDVILFPQMRRED; from the coding sequence ATGTCAAACCCATCTTCAGAAGAACAAATCATTGCTCAGGATGAGAACCAGATTATCGCTGAACGCCGCGCCAAGCTCGCAGCGATTCGCGAACGCGGCATTGCTTTCCCGAACGATTTTAAGCGCGAGCATTTAGCTGCCGATTTGGCAGCACAATATGGCGAGCTCGAAAAAGAACCGCTTGAAGCGCAAAAAGTAGAAGTCTCAGTTGCTGGCCGCATTATGCTGAAACGCGTGATGGGCAAAGCGAGCTTTATCACGATTCAAGACGTATCTGGTCGCATTCAGTTCTATATCAGCGGCCAAGCTGTTGGCGAAGATGTATATGCCGATTTCAAAACCTGGGACATGGGCGATATCGTAGCGGCACGCGGCACGCTAATGAAAACCAAAACTGGCGAATTGTCAGTGCATGTTTCTGAATTGCGTTTGCTGACCAAATCGCTCCGCCCATTGCCAGAGAAATTCCATGGCCTGACCGACCAAGAAACCAAATATCGTCAGCGTTACATTGATTTGATCACCAATGAGCAATCGCGCAATACCTTTGTAAAACGCTCGAAAATCGTGCAGCGTTTGCGTGAATACATGGTCGAGCAGCGTTACCTCGAAGTTGAAACACCAATGATGCACAGCATCCCCGGCGGCGCGACGGCCAAACCATTCGTGACGCATCACAATGCACTCGATATGCCACTGTATTTGCGGATCGCGCCTGAGCTGTATCTGAAACGCTTGGTCGTTGGCGGCCTGGAGCGCGTATTTGAGATCAACCGCTCTTTCCGTAACGAAGGCATGAGTACGCGCCACAACCCAGAATTCACGATGATCGAATTCTACGAAGCGTACGCTGATTACCAGCGCATGATGGATATGTCAGAAGGCATTATCCGGGCTTGTGCGATTGAAGCCACCGGCCACGCAGTAATCACTTATCAAGGCAAAACGGTTGATCTGTCTAAGCCATTCGCGCGCTTCACGATTGCCGGTGCAATCAAGCACTACAACCCAGAATACACCGACGAACAATTGAACGACCGCGCCTTCCTGAAAGCTGAAATCGCGCGTTTGGGCGGCAAGCCAGTCCTCACCGACGGCATTGGCGGCTTGCAATTGAGCCTGTTTGAAGAAAACACCGAAGGAAAATTGTGGGAGCCAACCTTTATCGTCGACTACCCAGCCGAAGTATCGCCATTGGCGCGCGCATCAGACACGCAAGCCGGCATTACTGAGCGTTTCGAGTTGTTTATCGTTGGCCGTGAACATGCAAATGGTTATTCCGAGTTGAACGATCCGGAAGATCAAGCAGCACGATTCCAAGCGCAGGTTGACCTGAAAGAAGCCGGAGACGATGAAGCAATGCATTTTGACGCCGATTACATCCGCGCACTGGAACACGGCATGGCACCAACCGGTGGTTGCGGGATCGGCATTGACCGTCTGGTAATGCTACTAACCGATGCGCCAAGCATTCGCGATGTGATCTTGTTCCCACAAATGCGTCGTGAAGACTAA
- a CDS encoding HD-GYP domain-containing protein — MLFQDNLRHDLSANGITALRDFCDSLVDIISDMERHIAQLNRTPSDIVQIQALFKELNQLKHNAITCQLSSIVSYLQPLEDLASEIRARKVEYIQLIGEMILLCIDRLQLVLEDVQQDGDSEALHLDEICGAMAELPGSAQADLVQKTINMIEMISGHKVANNYIQEIIIDLDDYLLETFAAPTSSSTSTPAPSPIAIIPHDDWPLFRQLAQLLEHRSHHWDGRTERNLWLARQTNLHAGEAIDPLQLDVAVVLHDIGMAFLPDKLWNKQGKLTELEIRVLREHPDLGASLLERMPGWESAVEMIHQHHERIDGSGYPLGLIDPAICTGAKLLAIIDAFESMTHERGDRYLRRSMLRAVSEINASENLFDRFWVGHFNAVVKQLIQQQQH; from the coding sequence ATGCTCTTTCAAGACAATTTACGCCACGACCTTTCCGCCAATGGCATTACTGCGCTGCGCGATTTTTGCGATAGCTTGGTCGATATTATTTCGGACATGGAGCGGCATATTGCGCAGCTTAATCGCACGCCGAGCGATATTGTACAAATACAGGCACTATTCAAAGAGCTAAACCAGCTCAAACACAATGCTATTACCTGTCAGCTCTCCAGTATCGTTAGCTATTTGCAGCCTTTAGAAGATTTAGCCAGCGAGATTCGGGCACGCAAAGTGGAATACATTCAGCTCATTGGCGAAATGATTTTGCTTTGCATTGATCGCTTACAGCTCGTGCTGGAAGATGTACAGCAGGATGGCGACTCGGAGGCTCTGCACCTAGATGAAATATGCGGCGCTATGGCAGAACTCCCCGGCAGCGCGCAGGCCGATTTGGTACAAAAAACTATCAATATGATCGAAATGATTAGCGGCCATAAAGTGGCGAATAATTACATTCAAGAAATCATTATTGATTTAGATGATTATTTACTGGAAACCTTTGCCGCCCCCACGTCATCAAGCACATCAACCCCGGCACCCTCACCAATTGCAATCATCCCGCATGATGATTGGCCATTGTTTCGACAGTTGGCTCAGTTGCTGGAGCACCGCAGTCATCATTGGGATGGCCGCACTGAGCGTAACTTGTGGCTGGCGCGCCAAACCAATTTGCATGCAGGTGAGGCCATAGACCCACTTCAACTCGATGTAGCCGTTGTTTTGCATGATATTGGCATGGCTTTTTTGCCAGATAAGTTGTGGAATAAACAAGGCAAACTCACGGAGCTAGAGATCCGTGTACTGCGTGAGCATCCTGATCTGGGGGCTAGTTTATTGGAGCGTATGCCTGGCTGGGAGTCAGCGGTTGAAATGATTCATCAGCATCACGAGCGGATTGATGGCTCTGGATATCCGCTTGGGCTGATAGACCCGGCAATTTGCACGGGCGCAAAGCTATTGGCAATCATTGATGCCTTTGAATCTATGACCCATGAGCGTGGCGATCGCTATTTACGGCGATCAATGCTGCGAGCGGTATCTGAAATCAATGCGAGTGAAAATTTATTTGATCGATTCTGGGTTGGGCATTTCAATGCGGTGGTTAAACAGTTAATCCAGCAGCAACAACATTAA